Proteins encoded together in one Macadamia integrifolia cultivar HAES 741 chromosome 8, SCU_Mint_v3, whole genome shotgun sequence window:
- the LOC122086024 gene encoding mitochondrial import inner membrane translocase subunit Tim9-like — MDKSMLGDLDSLPEEDKLRMSVMIDQLQIRDSLRMYNSLVERCFNDCVDSFRRKSLDKQEETCVRRCAEKFLKHSMRVGMRFAELNQGAATPD, encoded by the exons ATGGACAAGAGTATGCTCGGAGATCTGGATTCTCTACCGGAAGAAGATAAGCTTAGAATGTCAGTCATGATTGACCAGCTTCAGATCCGTGACAG TCTAAGGATGTATAATTCATTGGTGGAGAGATGTTTTAACGACTGCGTGGACAGTTTTCGGCGGAAGTCCCTAGACAAACAAGAGGAGACATGTGTCCGCCGGTGTGCTGAGAAGTTCTTGAAGCATTCCATGCGGGTTGGCATGAGATTCGCAGAGCTCAACCAAGGAGCAGCGACACCAGATTAA